A stretch of the Bartonella henselae str. Houston-1 genome encodes the following:
- the pal gene encoding peptidoglycan-associated lipoprotein Pal, protein MRFLKNIIFQPLTVVLFFSLSLVGCGDKKNVGALSGINGAFLNNAGFNQATLGSSQDFTVNVGDRVFFSLDSSSIEPDAEAILMRQAEWLLRYPFYSIVIEGHADERGTREYNLALGQRRAVAVRNYLISLGVSAQRIQTISYGKERPVAVCDDISCWNQNRRAVTTINNINRN, encoded by the coding sequence ATGCGCTTTCTCAAAAATATTATCTTTCAGCCCCTAACAGTGGTCCTTTTCTTCTCACTGTCTCTTGTGGGGTGCGGCGACAAAAAAAATGTTGGTGCACTTAGCGGTATAAATGGCGCTTTTTTGAATAATGCGGGTTTTAATCAGGCAACTTTAGGTTCAAGTCAGGATTTTACTGTTAATGTTGGAGATCGTGTTTTCTTTAGTCTTGATTCTTCTTCTATTGAGCCTGACGCCGAAGCTATTTTAATGCGTCAAGCAGAATGGTTATTGCGTTATCCCTTCTATTCTATTGTCATTGAAGGCCATGCTGATGAACGTGGTACGCGTGAATATAATTTGGCTCTTGGTCAGCGCCGAGCCGTTGCTGTACGCAATTATTTAATTTCTCTTGGTGTTTCTGCACAACGGATTCAAACAATTTCTTATGGAAAAGAAAGACCTGTAGCAGTGTGTGACGATATTTCTTGTTGGAACCAGAATAGACGTGCTGTTACTACGATAAATAATATAAACCGTAATTAA
- a CDS encoding DUF1013 domain-containing protein, translating to MATQLLMPKATAVWLVDNTALTFDQIAEFCKLHVLEVKAIADGEAAYGIKGLDPISSGQLTRSEIARVEADKNARLKISQSKVHIPEKKRKGARYIPLSRRQDRPNGILWLVTNHPELKDAQIARLIGTTKGTIEQIRNRTHWNSANLVALDPVGLGLCLQIDLDIELKRAAKNRPLSNEEDKSLLPASVTENVAIHEKEHEQDFNKNFDADKVFAKLNALQKNRENDASTE from the coding sequence ATGGCAACGCAACTTTTGATGCCCAAAGCTACAGCTGTTTGGCTGGTTGATAATACAGCGCTTACTTTTGATCAGATTGCAGAATTTTGTAAATTGCATGTGTTGGAAGTAAAAGCTATTGCTGATGGTGAAGCTGCTTATGGTATTAAAGGCCTCGATCCCATTAGTTCTGGTCAGTTGACACGCAGTGAAATTGCACGTGTGGAAGCAGACAAAAATGCGCGCTTGAAAATTTCTCAGTCAAAAGTCCATATTCCAGAAAAAAAACGTAAAGGGGCTCGCTATATCCCTCTTTCGCGACGTCAAGATCGCCCAAATGGTATCTTATGGCTGGTGACCAATCATCCTGAGTTAAAGGATGCACAAATTGCACGGTTGATTGGAACAACAAAAGGAACTATTGAGCAAATTCGCAATAGAACCCATTGGAATAGTGCTAATTTGGTCGCTCTTGATCCGGTAGGGCTTGGCTTGTGTTTGCAAATCGATTTGGATATCGAACTCAAGCGTGCTGCAAAAAATCGTCCTCTCTCTAATGAGGAAGACAAATCTTTACTTCCCGCATCGGTTACAGAAAATGTTGCCATCCATGAAAAGGAACATGAACAAGATTTCAACAAGAATTTCGATGCTGATAAAGTTTTTGCTAAACTCAATGCATTGCAGAAAAATCGTGAGAATGACGCATCAACAGAATGA